The DNA sequence CTCAAATAGCGATTGATGTTCCTCTTCAAGATAGTCGACTATTCAGAGGAAAAGCCGCTGACGACATCCTTCTTTATTTAGCCCGACATCATAACGAATCATTCTCAATGACAGGCATCGCTGAAGCAGTCAGCTACACACGACCGACAATTACCAAAGCAGTCGATTGCCTCTCGAATAACGACCTTGTTGTTGAGGAGCGTGATGGTTCGCGTCGTCTCGTACAAATCAATCGGAACCGATTGACCATCCCAGATAGTCCCTATCTCCAAATCCCTCAGTCGGAGTTTCATGCGCCGGTAGAGGCGGCGACAGAAGCACTGATAGAGGAACTCAATGGTGTCCTTGCCGTTGTCCTCTACGGGAGTGTATCCCATGGAGAAGCTGACCGCCGTAGTGATATTGACCTCTGGGTATTAGTGCGTGAAAACAGGATGAGCAATCAGCGGCGGGCGAATCAAGTCAGGAAGTCCCTTGAAGAGAACACGTTTGACGGCAATCGATATGCCTTCGACATTGATGTTGAGGGTTTGCAAGCCGTGCCGAACTACGTAGAAGACCTACGGGAAATCCTCCAGAACAGTATCGTTACCCACCGAACAGGCGGGTTCGACACCGTCTACAGTATGATTTTGCACGGTAGCGTCAATGAGTGAATGGTAGTGTCGGATTCGTCCCCAGCTAAACCTCGGCTGGGATTTGACGACTTCAACGAAGAACAACACTTCACCTTCACAAGCCACCCCCATGCTAATTATCCACGCGGTTGATTTCTACTCAAATGGACGTGAACGAGCAGGTCATTTCGGAATGGGTTGACGAGACTACACCGTACGACCGCGTCCGCGAGGTGATGCGTCGCTCGTACGAACCGCGACCTCTCTCAGACATCGCAGCGACAGCCCACGTCTCTGAGTCAAAGACCGAGGAACATCTCACTAAGATGGAGGAGGAGGGGTTTATTGACCACGTTGACGAAGACGAGTGGACGCGAAACTGGGAGTCAGTGGTCGACGAGCAGGCTCGTGACATCTTAGACCGCGTTGACGACCGCGAGGTTCTGCTGGAGCGAGTTCACGAGATGGAGGCGATGGACGAACCAGACGAAACAACGCGGAGAAATCTTGTGTTTGCCCGCGCAGCACTCAATCTTCAACAGGAGGAGAATAAGTGACCTTGACTCTCGTCCTCACAGCTCTGTTGAAACCCTCTACTGATGATAGTTTGTTGAGACCGTGCTGAATAGAGAGCGCGAATCGGTCGCTGACACAGCGCCCCCATATGAGAGAATCGAGTCGCTCAGGACATGCGAATAGATTCGCAGTGCTCTGGTAACGTTGTCTGTCCGACACAAGGGGAACAAATATAGCTGTAGACTCCAATCTTAGATGTATGGACCCTTTCACCACATTTAATGGTGTGTTCGTCAGGATGGGCCTTTATCTTCTTATCTTCTGGCCCACAGTTGGATACTACGTCTACTCCGATTCAAAGGAGAGAGGTCTCTCTTCCCCACAGTTTAGAGGAGTCGCGTACGGGTTTCTTGGTATTCTCGGTCTTCTCGTCTACATGTACCAAAACACACGACGGGGCTCTGTTGAAATCCTATCAGATAGACACGAACGCGTGCTAAATAGTATCTCAGCGAATTACGACGCTGTCACTTCGTCCCCTCCAAATTCCTCATAGGAATAATACAGAAATGCGACGAGTAGTCCCAGTAGAATTGGAGCCCATGACGGAAGGCTTGGAAGTGGAATGAACATAATGAGAAGAACTGCCACCAGCGCAGCTATCAGTCCTAATCCAATCATATTGATGAGTGTCTTCCACGGTACAAGCGTATCTTCGGTCATTGTTTAGCCATTATCGCCGCTTCATATGAGCCTTCTGCGAGTTGCAGTAGTCACACTCCGATAGTCGCGCTATGATGCGAGGGCCTTGTCGAGGTTGTGAACCAAACAGACGAGAGTAATCTCACGGAACTGCTTCCACCAGCGCCGTGAGCGGACGAATGCGCCATATTTGCGTTTGAGGCGAGAATTTACGGTCTCGTTTTGACTCCGCTGACCGTAGAGGTCGGCGTCAAGTCGAGCGTTCCACGCCCTATGGAGTGATGAAAACTCGCGGTGCTTAATTAGCGGACGAACACCAGTCTCACGGGCTAATGCGCGAATCTTCTGGTCGTCGTATCCCTTGTCGCCGAGGAGAATCGCTACGTCACCAGTATTCCTCTTGAGGAGCGATGGTGCGATTTGCGAGTCGTGTTTTCGTGTCGTTGTCACGTGTACGTCGAGAATCGCGTTCGACCTCGTATCTACGAGAAGCGTTACTTTCAACTGCTGAATCGTCAACTTCGTTCGCTTCGTATAGTGCTTCGAGGCGTGACTACGGTCAAAGCCAGAGGCATCGATACCGACGACACCGTTGGTCGGGAGGAGGGTAACCGAGAGGTTGAGAAGCACACGCCAAACCGCCATATCGAGCCGGTTAAACGCCTTACATAACGTCGAAGGAGACGGGAGTTCCTCAAGGTCAAGGGCGCTCCGAATGCGAGGCATCTCGATAAGTTCGTCAAGGAGCGTCCGGTACGTCGTATTCTTCCGCATCTTGAGACAGAGCAAGACGATGTGCTGGTGGAGTGTGTACCGGCGTTTCGAGAACTTCGACGAGTAGCGGGCAACAGCTCGCCGAGCCAAGTGATACGCCTGCTCAACGAACCGAAGCAACTGCGACTTTGGGAGGGCCTGCATCCGGTCAGACTACCGGGCGAACCTGTAACCCTCCGAGGATTTCAACAGAGCCCACGACGGGACTCTAATTCAACATAGTATGGGTCCTTGAATAGAACTCGCTCCGATTAGCAGCGCCTTCATATCGTTAGCTGGGCACGCGCTACTCTGCAGTTAGTTCCGCGTGAGTGAGACGGAATAAACGAGTCCTCTGTGCTGAATACACCCTCTATATTCAGCACACAACTCTTGTCCGTATCTGAGGGATTCAACAGAGCCATCCTCAAAATTCTCGCGCTCAATCCAACTCTATAGATTCGTGCCGCGGCCTGTCTTTGGAAGCGCCAGACTAGTTGTGTGGCGTGAGCTCTACATCAATAACGGATTCCCTCTGTCGTCGATATTTTGGGTGGGGAGTTCGTCCTCTCCAGTATGGATAATAGGGGACCAATCTCTATGCTCATCGTTGCTACTGCCGCTCTCACGGCCAGTCTGAGTCTCTCTGCTATGTCTGGTGCCTTGACTGGCAAACTCGTGACAGCCATTACTCTGTTTGCTATGTCTGTGTCTCTCGGGCTGCTGTTGTTCCAGTCATTCGGTTCCCGGGAGCAGAATCCACTTGCTTAGACCACGGTCACCGTGCTGGGTGTCAAACTGTGGTACCAGCGGGAGCGCCACTAATGAGAACTAGTTTTCTCCTCCGAACCAGCGTCGGAGTATCTGGAAGAGAGAATACCGCCACGGTCGGACTGTATTTGACCGAACGTTGGCGTCTTCGGTTGTCGCCTCCACACGGTCGTCCGAGTCCATATTAGTTTCTTGAGTCGCACACCAATAATCGTATTTGTCATCGTAGCATCCAGAGATGTTGAACCGGTAGAGAGACCAGTCCATAACGTGTGACTTCTCTTCTAGACGGGGGTGCCCCCACAGAGGGAAGTCGAGGAGCTGATTATATGCTGTTCTATACTGCGTCTCTATGTTGGCGGTGCAAGGTACCAGACATACCACGCACAATGGTGCGGACAATATCTTTGCAGTTGTTCATCGATTGAAAATTATGAAGGCGAATAAGACAAACGTCCCATCTGACCCA is a window from the Halogeometricum sp. S3BR5-2 genome containing:
- a CDS encoding nucleotidyltransferase domain-containing protein, translated to METGANDNSSNGAQIAIDVPLQDSRLFRGKAADDILLYLARHHNESFSMTGIAEAVSYTRPTITKAVDCLSNNDLVVEERDGSRRLVQINRNRLTIPDSPYLQIPQSEFHAPVEAATEALIEELNGVLAVVLYGSVSHGEADRRSDIDLWVLVRENRMSNQRRANQVRKSLEENTFDGNRYAFDIDVEGLQAVPNYVEDLREILQNSIVTHRTGGFDTVYSMILHGSVNE
- a CDS encoding IS5 family transposase, with product MQALPKSQLLRFVEQAYHLARRAVARYSSKFSKRRYTLHQHIVLLCLKMRKNTTYRTLLDELIEMPRIRSALDLEELPSPSTLCKAFNRLDMAVWRVLLNLSVTLLPTNGVVGIDASGFDRSHASKHYTKRTKLTIQQLKVTLLVDTRSNAILDVHVTTTRKHDSQIAPSLLKRNTGDVAILLGDKGYDDQKIRALARETGVRPLIKHREFSSLHRAWNARLDADLYGQRSQNETVNSRLKRKYGAFVRSRRWWKQFREITLVCLVHNLDKALAS
- a CDS encoding DUF7342 family protein produces the protein MDVNEQVISEWVDETTPYDRVREVMRRSYEPRPLSDIAATAHVSESKTEEHLTKMEEEGFIDHVDEDEWTRNWESVVDEQARDILDRVDDREVLLERVHEMEAMDEPDETTRRNLVFARAALNLQQEENK